The proteins below come from a single Triticum aestivum cultivar Chinese Spring chromosome 5D, IWGSC CS RefSeq v2.1, whole genome shotgun sequence genomic window:
- the LOC123120628 gene encoding uncharacterized protein, translating into MVLGQAHPSIVFPQFTGENPRLWKTLCEQYFQMFAIHNSFWVPMACLNFSGTASVWLQSVQKKLAQLDWESFSALLCTRFGRDRHQLLIRQFYTVRQSTTVAAYIEQFELIINHLSSYSDSIHPYYYLTRFVEGLRPDIRAVVLVQRPPDLDTACSLALLQEEVIDGAFGAAPPPPAPRPPDAPPRAGTPLPLPPPPPRVAPASVATDRRGTDAARVDVAKIKTLRDYRRAWGLCFKCGERWGHDHVCPTSVQLHVVEELLELFGVDTIYTNDDQSPWATEEETMMAISRSTLSGGVSAKAFQLRAWIQGKEVLMLVDSGSSTSFINHSLAQRLEGVQPLPRVYKVRVADGGELSCSSSVPGCRWHS; encoded by the coding sequence ATGGTATTGGGGCAGGCACACCCTTCGATTGTGTTTCCCCAATTCACCGGTGAGAATCCACGGCTGTGGAAGACACTGTGTGAACAATATTTCCAGATGTTCGCCATACACAATTCGTTCTGGGTGCCCATGGCGTGCCTGAATTTTTCAGGCACTGCTTCGGTTTGGTTACAATCTGTTCAAAAGAAGTTAGCTCAGCTAGATTGGGAATCATTTTCTGCCTTACTGTGCACTCGGTTCGGACGTGATCGACACCAATTGTTGATTCGTCAGTTTTACACTGTTCGCCAGTCAACTACAGTAGCAGCTTATATAGAACAATTTGAGTTGATTATAAATCATTTGAGCTCCTATTCAGATTCAATTCACCCCTACTATTACCTTACTCGTTTTGTGGAAGGTTTGCGGCCGGACATCCGCGCGGTGGTCCTTGTGCAACGGCCGCCGGATTTGGATACAGCTTGCTCCCTGGCGTTACTTCAAGAGGAAGTCATCGATGGTGccttcggtgcagctcctcctccACCTGCGCCACGACCTCCCGATGCACCACCACGAGCAGGCACGCCGCTACctcttcctccaccaccaccacgggtAGCCCCGGCATCAGTGGCCACTGATCGCCGTGGCACGGATGCGGCTCGCGTCGACGTTGCCAAAATCAAGACTCTACGTGACTACAGGCGCGCATGGGGCCTCTGCTTCAAGTGCGGCGAGCGCTGGGGCCATGACCACGTTTGTCCCACATCTGTACAACTTCACGTGGTAGAAGAGCTACTGGAGCTCTTCGGTGTCGACACCATTTACACCAACGATGATCAAAGTCCATGGGCAACAGAGGAAGAAACCATGATGGCTATCTCTCGCTCTACGCTGTCCGGGGGAGTTTCAGCAAAGGCCTTTCAGCTACGTGCATGGATTCAAGGGAAGGAGGTTTTAATGTTGGTGGACTCTGGTAGTTCAACCTCGTTTATCAACCACTCTCTGGCTCAGCGATTGGAGGGTGTGCAACCTCTGCCACGGGTGTACAAGGTACGCGTTGCGGACGGCGGAGAGCTCTCTTGTTCTTCATCAGTGCCAGGGTGTCGGTGGCATTCATAG